A part of Camelus bactrianus isolate YW-2024 breed Bactrian camel chromosome 7, ASM4877302v1, whole genome shotgun sequence genomic DNA contains:
- the FEZF1 gene encoding fez family zinc finger protein 1, whose product MDSSCHNATAKVLATAPARGNMMSTSKPLAFSIERIMARTPEPKSLPVPHFLQGAVPKGDPKHPLHLNSSIPCMIPFVPVAYDTSPKAGMTGSEPRKASLEAPAAPAAAPAAPAFSCSDLLNCALSLKGDLARDTLPLQQYKLVRPRVVNHSSFHAMGALCYLNRGDGPCHPAAGVNIHPVASYFLSSPLHPQPKTYLAERNKLVVPAVEKYPSGVAFKDLSQAQLQHYMKESAQLLSEKIAFKTTDFSRGSPNTKPKVFTCEVCGKVFNAHYNLTRHMPVHTGARPFVCKVCGKGFRQASTLCRHKIIHTQEKPHKCNQCGKAFNRSSTLNTHTRIHAGYKPFVCEFCGKGFHQKGNYKNHKLTHSGEKQFKCNICNKAFHQVYNLTFHMHTHNDKKPFTCPTCGKGFCRNFDLKKHVRKLHDSGLGLARMPAGEPGADPSPPLQQPPPATLPPLPPPLPPPGPLQPGLHPGHQ is encoded by the exons ATGGACAGTAGCTGCCACAACGCGACTGCCAAAGTGTTAGCGACTGCTCCGGCCCGGGGCAATATGATGAGCACCTCCAAACCCTTGGCTTTCTCCATCGAACGAATCATGGCGCGCACCCCCGAACCCAAGTCCCTGCCCGTCCCCCACTTTCTGCAGGGAGCCGTGCCCAAGGGGGACCCGAAGCACCCTCTGCATCTTAACTCGTCGATCCCCTGCATGATCCCCTTCGTGCCTGTGGCGTACGACACGAGCCCCAAGGCAGGAATGACCGGGTCGGAGCCGCGGAAGGCGAGTCTGGAGGCTCCGGCCGCGCCGGCAGCGGCACCCGCGGCGCCCGCGTTCAGCTGCAGCGACCTGCTCAACTGTGCGCTGAGTCTCAAGGGCGACCTGGCCCGCGACACGCTACCGCTGCAGCAGTACAAGCTGGTAAGGCCGCGTGTGGTTAACCATTCTTCCTTCCACGCCATGGGAGCCCTGTGCTACCTGAATCGTGGTGATGGCCCGTGCCACCCAGCGGCCGGCGTTAACATCCACCCGGTGGCCTCCTACTTCCTCAGTTCCCCTTTGCACCCGCAGCCAAAAACATATTTAGCTGAAAGGAATAAACTGGTGGTCCCGGCGGTGGAGAAGTACCCCTCGGGAGTAGCTTTCAAAGACTTGTCCCAGGCTCAGCTGCAGCATTACATGAAAGAAAGCGCTCAGCTTCTGTCGGAAAAAATCGCATTCAAAACCACGGACTTCAGCCGAGGCTCTCCTAATACCAAGCCTAAAGTTTTCACTTGCGAAGTGTGTGGAAAG GTCTTTAACGCGCATTATAACTTAACCCGTCACATGCCGGTGCACACAGGAGCCAGACCCTTCGTTTGCAAAGTGTGTGGAAAGGGCTTCCGGCAAGCCAGCACACTGTGCAGGCACAAGATCATTCACACCCAG GAAAAACCTCATAAATGTAACCAGTGTGGCAAAGCGTTTAATAGAAGTTCTACTTTAAACACGCATACTCGAATACACGCAGGCTACAAACCGTTTGTGTGTGAATTCTGTGGCAAAGGATTTCATCAAAAAG GGAATTACAAAAACCACAAGTTGACCCACAGCGGGGAGAAGCAGTTCAAGTGCAATATCTGCAACAAGGCTTTCCACCAGGTTTACAACCTCACCTTCCACATGCACACCCACAACGACAAGAAGCCCTTCACCTGCCCCACGTGCGGCAAGGGCTTCTGCAGGAACTTTGACCTCAAGAAGCACGTCCGCAAGCTGCACGACAGCGGCTTGGGCCTGGCTCGCATGCCTGCCGGGGAGCCGGGCGCGGATCCGTCCCCGCCTCTCCAGCAGCCGCCGCCCGCGacgctgccgccgctgccgccgccgctgccgcccccTGGGCCCTTGCAGCCTGGGCTCCACCCGGGGCACCAGTGA